A stretch of the Proteus sp. ZN5 genome encodes the following:
- a CDS encoding rRNA adenine N(6)-methyltransferase family protein translates to MERNIKDSQNFLHNAQLVNKLVGLSNITCDDLVYEIGPGKGIITRALLGRCRQVVAIEYDAELYRRLLEQLKGHEDLVLLNRDFLTVDLPSEPYKVFSNIPFNMTADILSKLLTTGRTPEDLYLVMQQEAVYKYAGEPLCQDGFKSLLFKPIYEIKVIHNFDKADFSPSPNVSIFFVNFHKKEYCDIKKLPLIDYWDFLAFVYSAPGRFFKEKTKKVFSYEQQKRIRKQIDLHEEAFISEWTYKQWLAMFDVYSKMVSPEKKKLVIGAYSRLIAEQAKLDKLHRDRSKKY, encoded by the coding sequence TTGGAACGCAACATAAAAGACTCTCAAAATTTTTTACACAATGCCCAACTAGTAAATAAACTAGTCGGACTTAGCAATATAACTTGCGATGATTTGGTTTATGAAATCGGACCCGGCAAAGGAATTATCACTCGAGCCTTACTTGGACGCTGTAGACAAGTTGTTGCGATAGAGTACGACGCGGAATTGTACAGGCGATTGCTTGAGCAATTAAAGGGGCACGAGGATTTAGTTCTGCTGAACAGGGACTTTCTAACAGTAGATTTGCCGAGCGAGCCGTACAAAGTTTTTTCTAACATACCATTCAACATGACTGCGGATATTTTGAGCAAACTTTTGACGACGGGAAGGACGCCCGAGGATTTATATCTCGTCATGCAACAAGAGGCGGTATATAAGTACGCAGGTGAGCCTTTGTGCCAAGATGGATTTAAGTCGCTACTTTTTAAGCCGATTTACGAAATCAAAGTCATTCACAACTTTGATAAAGCGGACTTTTCGCCAAGCCCGAATGTATCAATATTTTTTGTGAACTTTCACAAAAAAGAATACTGCGACATAAAAAAATTGCCGCTAATCGACTACTGGGATTTCTTGGCTTTTGTATATTCCGCGCCAGGCAGATTTTTTAAGGAAAAAACAAAAAAAGTTTTTTCATACGAACAACAAAAGCGGATACGAAAGCAAATCGATCTTCACGAGGAGGCGTTTATTTCGGAATGGACATACAAACAATGGCTTGCCATGTTTGATGTATACTCTAAAATGGTTTCGCCAGAAAAAAAGAAATTGGTTATAGGCGCATATAGCCGATTGATTGCCGAGCAGGCAAAACTCGACAAACTACATCGTGACAGGAGCAAAAAGTATTAG
- a CDS encoding IS91 family transposase, protein MPQVAARMASRDENTGRYQRHRPEQTLLYRIVEEYYPTFAAHLAAQGRELPGYVQREFDDYLKCGRLEHGFLRVRCESCHAEHLVAFSCKRRGFCPSCGARRMAESAALLVDEVLPVQPMRQWVLSFPFQLRFLFASRPEVMGRVLGIVYRVIATHLVKKAGYTHQAAKTGAVTLIQRFGSALNLNIHFHMLFLDGVYVEQSHGSARFRWVKAPTSPELTQLTHTIAHRVGRYLERQGLLERDVENSYLASDAVDDDPMTPLLGHSITYRIAVGSQAGRKVFTLQTLPTSGDPFGDGIGKVAGSSLHAGVAARADERKKLERLCRYISRPAVSEKRLSLTRGGNVRYQLKTPYRDGTTHVIFEPLDFIARLAALVPKPRVNLTRFHGVFAPNSRHRALVTPAKRGRGNKVRVADEPATPAQRRASMTWAQRLKRVFNIDIETCSGCGGAMKVIACIEDPIVIKQILDHLKHKAETSGTRALPESRAPPAELLLGLFD, encoded by the coding sequence ATGCCCCAAGTGGCGGCCAGGATGGCCAGCCGGGACGAGAACACTGGTCGTTACCAGCGTCACCGGCCCGAGCAAACCCTGCTCTATCGGATCGTCGAAGAATACTACCCGACGTTCGCTGCCCATTTGGCGGCGCAGGGCAGGGAACTGCCCGGCTATGTGCAACGCGAGTTTGACGACTACCTCAAATGCGGCCGTCTCGAACACGGCTTTCTGCGGGTGCGTTGTGAGTCGTGTCACGCTGAGCACCTGGTTGCGTTCAGCTGCAAACGTCGGGGCTTCTGTCCTAGTTGTGGCGCACGGCGTATGGCCGAAAGCGCCGCGCTACTGGTCGATGAGGTTCTGCCCGTACAGCCCATGCGCCAATGGGTACTCAGCTTTCCCTTTCAATTGCGCTTTCTGTTCGCCAGCCGGCCGGAGGTCATGGGCCGGGTGTTGGGCATCGTTTACCGCGTCATCGCCACGCATCTGGTCAAGAAAGCGGGCTATACCCACCAAGCGGCCAAGACCGGTGCCGTCACCCTGATCCAGCGCTTCGGCAGTGCACTGAACCTCAACATTCACTTTCACATGCTGTTCCTCGACGGTGTGTATGTCGAGCAATCCCACGGCTCAGCGCGTTTCCGCTGGGTCAAGGCGCCGACCAGCCCAGAGCTCACCCAGCTGACGCACACCATCGCCCACCGGGTGGGTCGCTATCTGGAACGGCAAGGCCTGCTGGAACGGGATGTCGAAAACAGCTATCTGGCCTCGGATGCGGTGGATGACGACCCGATGACACCCCTGCTGGGGCACTCGATCACTTACCGTATCGCTGTCGGTTCACAGGCGGGGCGAAAGGTGTTCACTTTGCAAACTCTGCCGACCAGTGGTGATCCGTTCGGTGACGGGATTGGCAAGGTAGCCGGGTCCAGCCTGCACGCCGGCGTGGCGGCCAGGGCCGATGAACGCAAGAAGCTCGAACGGCTGTGCCGGTACATCAGCCGCCCGGCGGTATCCGAGAAGCGGCTGTCGTTAACACGAGGCGGCAACGTGCGCTACCAGCTCAAGACGCCGTACCGGGACGGCACCACGCACGTCATTTTCGAACCATTGGATTTCATTGCAAGGCTGGCCGCCCTGGTACCGAAGCCCAGAGTCAACCTAACCCGCTTCCACGGGGTGTTCGCACCCAACAGTCGGCACCGGGCGTTGGTCACGCCGGCAAAACGGGGCAGGGGCAACAAGGTCAGGGTGGCTGATGAACCGGCAACACCAGCACAACGGCGAGCGTCGATGACATGGGCGCAACGGCTCAAGCGTGTTTTCAATATCGACATCGAGACCTGCAGCGGCTGCGGCGGCGCCATGAAAGTCATCGCCTGCATTGAAGACCCTATAGTGATCAAGCAGATCCTTGATCACCTGAAGCACAAAGCCGAAACCAGCGGGACCAGGGCGTTACCCGAAAGCCGGGCGCCACCGGCTGAGCTGCTCCTGGGTCTGTTTGACTGA
- a CDS encoding DUF3363 domain-containing protein, with protein MLRSQRRGRDPPCWLSEKEPLVGKRRVNFQRCWLPVSRIGLHRRGVERVNCGPKLLDLGEKGVYSSYTCRVPGGDYEGYVDAHVRRLEALRRAGIVERIDADQWRIPDDLVSRAAAHDAGRDSQASVRVLSPVDLNKQIGSDGATWLDRRLIHGETADLAPTGFGQQVREAMDQRREHHIEQGDATRSRDSRVFYRRNLLAILREREVAGVGSDMALSKGLPFRAATDGESVSGKFTGTVHLSSGKFAVVEKSHEFTLVPWRPIIDRQLGREVMGIVQGGSVSWQLGRQRGLER; from the coding sequence ATGCTGCGTTCACAGCGCCGCGGCAGGGATCCGCCGTGCTGGTTGTCGGAAAAGGAGCCGCTAGTGGGAAAGAGGAGGGTAAATTTTCAGCGTTGCTGGCTCCCCGTCAGCCGGATTGGGTTGCATCGCAGGGGTGTCGAAAGAGTCAACTGCGGTCCAAAGCTGTTGGACTTGGGTGAAAAGGGCGTTTATTCTTCCTATACGTGCCGCGTTCCAGGCGGCGACTATGAGGGCTATGTCGATGCCCATGTGCGCCGGCTGGAGGCGCTACGCCGGGCCGGTATCGTCGAGCGGATCGACGCCGACCAATGGCGCATCCCCGATGATCTGGTCAGCCGTGCCGCCGCCCATGACGCCGGCCGAGACAGTCAGGCCAGCGTTCGCGTCCTTTCCCCGGTCGATCTGAACAAACAGATCGGATCGGACGGCGCGACCTGGCTGGACCGGCGGCTGATCCACGGCGAGACGGCCGACCTTGCGCCAACCGGCTTCGGGCAACAAGTCCGCGAAGCCATGGACCAGCGCCGCGAGCACCATATCGAACAGGGCGACGCCACCCGCAGCCGGGACAGCCGCGTCTTCTACCGGCGCAACCTTCTCGCCATCCTGCGGGAGCGCGAGGTAGCCGGCGTCGGATCGGATATGGCTTTGAGTAAGGGCCTGCCGTTCCGCGCCGCCACGGACGGCGAGAGCGTCAGCGGCAAGTTTACCGGAACCGTGCATCTATCGAGCGGCAAGTTCGCCGTGGTCGAGAAATCCCATGAGTTCACCCTTGTCCCGTGGCGGCCGATCATCGACCGCCAACTCGGCCGCGAGGTTATGGGCATCGTGCAGGGCGGGTCGGTGTCGTGGCAGTTAGGGCGGCAGAGGGGGCTGGAACGCTGA
- the floR gene encoding chloramphenicol/florfenicol efflux MFS transporter FloR has translation MTTTRPAWAYTLPAALLLMAPFDILASLAMDIYLPVVPAMPGILNTTPAMIQLTLSLYMVMLGVGQVIFGPLSDRIGRRPILLAGATAFVIASLGAAWSSTAPAFVAFRLLQAVGASAMLVATFATVRDVYANRPEGVVIYGLFSSMLAFVPALGPIAGVLIGEFLGWQAIFITLAILAMLALLNAGFRWHETRPLDQVKTRRSVLPIFASPAFWVYTVGFSAGMGTYFVFFSTAPRVLIGQAEYSEIGFSFAFATVALVMIVTTRFAKSFVARWGIAGCVARGMALLVCGAVLLGIGELYGSPSFLTFILPMWVVAVGIVFTVSVTANGALAEFDDIAGSAVAFYFCVQSLIVSIVGTLAVALLNGDTAWPVICYATAMAVLVSLGLVLLRLRGAATEKSPVV, from the coding sequence ATGACCACCACACGCCCCGCGTGGGCCTATACGCTGCCGGCAGCACTGCTGCTGATGGCTCCTTTCGACATCCTCGCTTCACTGGCGATGGATATTTATCTCCCTGTCGTTCCAGCGATGCCCGGCATCCTGAACACGACGCCCGCTATGATCCAACTCACGTTGAGCCTCTATATGGTGATGCTCGGCGTGGGCCAGGTGATTTTTGGTCCGCTCTCAGACAGAATCGGGCGACGGCCAATTCTACTTGCGGGCGCAACGGCTTTCGTCATTGCGTCTCTGGGAGCAGCTTGGTCTTCAACTGCACCGGCCTTTGTCGCTTTCCGTCTACTTCAAGCAGTGGGCGCGTCGGCCATGCTGGTGGCGACGTTCGCGACGGTTCGCGACGTTTATGCCAACCGTCCTGAGGGTGTCGTCATCTACGGCCTTTTCAGTTCGATGCTGGCGTTCGTGCCTGCGCTCGGCCCTATCGCCGGAGTATTGATCGGCGAGTTCTTGGGATGGCAGGCGATATTCATTACTTTGGCTATACTGGCGATGCTCGCACTCCTAAATGCGGGTTTCAGGTGGCACGAAACCCGCCCTCTGGATCAAGTCAAGACGCGCCGATCTGTCTTGCCGATCTTCGCGAGTCCGGCTTTTTGGGTTTACACTGTCGGCTTTAGCGCCGGTATGGGCACCTACTTCGTCTTCTTCTCGACGGCTCCCCGTGTGCTCATAGGCCAAGCGGAATATTCCGAGATCGGATTCAGCTTTGCCTTCGCCACTGTCGCGCTTGTAATGATCGTGACAACCCGTTTCGCGAAGTCCTTTGTCGCCAGATGGGGCATCGCAGGATGCGTGGCGCGTGGGATGGCGTTGCTTGTTTGCGGAGCGGTCCTGTTGGGGATCGGCGAACTTTACGGCTCGCCGTCATTCCTCACCTTCATCCTACCGATGTGGGTTGTCGCGGTCGGTATTGTCTTCACGGTGTCCGTTACCGCGAACGGCGCTTTGGCAGAGTTCGACGACATCGCGGGATCAGCGGTCGCGTTCTACTTCTGCGTTCAAAGCCTGATAGTCAGCATTGTCGGGACATTGGCGGTGGCACTTTTAAACGGTGACACAGCGTGGCCCGTGATCTGTTACGCCACGGCGATGGCGGTACTGGTTTCGTTGGGGCTGGTGCTCCTTCGGCTCCGTGGGGCTGCCACCGAGAAGTCGCCAGTCGTCTAA
- a CDS encoding LysR family transcriptional regulator, which yields MRRTNHRNLVNVGILSGRIPLISLVQFIAVAEHLNFRHAAKALGISQSSVSARVKALEDNLGVLLFERHARGVRLTDAGRHFMERVTAGVDQLDHAVKTAE from the coding sequence ATGCGGCGCACTAACCATCGAAACCTCGTGAATGTCGGTATCCTGTCTGGCAGGATACCGCTCATTTCCCTTGTTCAGTTCATCGCCGTCGCCGAGCATCTGAATTTTCGGCATGCGGCCAAGGCACTTGGTATCAGCCAGTCGAGCGTCAGCGCGCGTGTGAAAGCGCTGGAGGATAACCTTGGTGTCCTGCTATTTGAGCGCCATGCGCGGGGCGTTCGGCTAACAGACGCAGGCAGGCACTTCATGGAGCGTGTCACGGCGGGTGTCGATCAACTCGATCACGCAGTGAAGACCGCGGAGTGA
- a CDS encoding IS1595 family transposase has translation MDMPITNPIGGKDYPTTWVQFLDWFHSEQACRDYLERLRWSDGLICPKCGVVSQVQRRSRGRLICPACRHQATVTAGTIFDKTRTELRVWFAAIWYITNQKHGVSALGLQRVLGLGSYETAWTMLHRLRRAMVRPDRELLHGEVEVDETYLALTDRIEPLSAVGRKGNTTKVLVAIAVEILQPKGFGRIRIQRIERGDRDSLMPFIKASIRPGSLIHTDGSSAYRQLKESGYEHRQTVHLGSTTPAHESMPGVHRVASLLQRWMMGTHHGAVQPGQLDNYLDEYVFRFNRRKSKSRGLLFYRLLQQVVVTKPVTYQEVVEQRGKSGN, from the coding sequence ATGGACATGCCAATAACTAACCCGATAGGTGGAAAAGATTATCCAACGACTTGGGTTCAATTCCTGGATTGGTTCCACTCTGAACAAGCGTGCCGCGATTATTTGGAAAGGCTACGCTGGTCGGATGGACTGATTTGCCCGAAGTGTGGGGTAGTATCGCAAGTCCAGCGACGCAGTCGCGGCAGATTGATCTGTCCAGCGTGCAGGCATCAAGCAACGGTAACAGCAGGCACCATTTTTGATAAAACGCGAACTGAGCTTCGCGTCTGGTTCGCTGCCATTTGGTACATCACAAACCAAAAACATGGTGTCAGCGCATTGGGATTGCAGCGTGTACTTGGCCTTGGCAGCTATGAGACAGCATGGACCATGCTGCACAGACTACGCCGCGCAATGGTTCGCCCGGATAGAGAGTTGCTCCATGGGGAGGTTGAGGTCGATGAAACCTATCTGGCACTCACTGACCGAATAGAGCCGTTGAGTGCGGTGGGACGGAAGGGCAACACCACCAAGGTTTTGGTCGCCATAGCGGTGGAGATTCTGCAGCCCAAGGGGTTTGGAAGAATACGGATCCAGCGGATTGAGCGTGGTGACCGCGATAGCCTGATGCCGTTCATTAAAGCCTCCATTCGTCCAGGATCGCTCATTCATACTGATGGATCATCTGCTTACCGCCAACTCAAGGAAAGCGGATATGAGCACCGACAAACGGTTCATCTTGGTTCAACCACACCAGCCCATGAATCAATGCCGGGAGTCCACCGTGTGGCATCACTCCTGCAACGCTGGATGATGGGCACACACCATGGTGCAGTCCAGCCAGGACAGTTGGACAATTACCTTGACGAATATGTATTTCGATTTAATCGCCGTAAATCAAAATCAAGAGGCTTACTGTTTTATCGCTTGCTCCAGCAAGTAGTTGTGACAAAGCCCGTTACTTACCAAGAGGTGGTGGAGCAGCGAGGAAAATCTGGAAATTAA
- a CDS encoding aminoglycoside O-phosphotransferase APH(6)-Id encodes MFMPPVFPAHWHVSQPVLIADTFSSLVWKVSLPDGTPAIVKGLKPIEDIADELRGADYLVWRNGRGAVRLLGRENNLMLLEYAGERMLSHIVAEHGDYQATEIAAELMAKLYAASEEPLPSALLPIRDRFAALFQRARDDQNAGCQTDYVHAAIIADQMMSNASELRGLHGDLHHENIMFSSRGWLVIDPVGLVGEVGFGAANMFYDPADRDDLCLDPRRIAQMADAFSRALDVDPRRLLDQAYAYGCLSAAWNADGEEEQRDLAIAAAIKQVRQTSY; translated from the coding sequence ATGTTCATGCCGCCTGTTTTTCCTGCTCATTGGCACGTTTCGCAACCTGTTCTCATTGCGGACACCTTTTCCAGCCTCGTTTGGAAAGTTTCATTGCCAGACGGGACTCCTGCAATCGTCAAGGGATTGAAACCTATAGAAGACATTGCTGATGAACTGCGCGGGGCCGACTATCTGGTATGGCGCAATGGGAGGGGAGCAGTCCGGTTGCTCGGTCGTGAGAACAATCTGATGTTGCTCGAATATGCCGGGGAGCGAATGCTCTCTCACATCGTTGCCGAGCACGGCGACTACCAGGCGACCGAAATTGCAGCGGAACTAATGGCGAAGCTGTATGCCGCATCTGAGGAACCCCTGCCTTCTGCCCTTCTCCCGATCCGGGATCGCTTTGCAGCTTTGTTTCAGCGGGCGCGCGATGATCAAAACGCAGGTTGTCAAACTGACTACGTCCACGCGGCGATTATAGCCGATCAAATGATGAGCAATGCCTCGGAACTGCGTGGGCTACATGGCGATCTGCATCATGAAAACATCATGTTCTCCAGTCGCGGCTGGCTGGTGATAGATCCCGTCGGTCTGGTCGGTGAAGTGGGCTTTGGCGCCGCCAATATGTTCTACGATCCGGCTGACAGAGACGACCTTTGTCTCGATCCTAGACGCATTGCACAGATGGCGGACGCATTCTCTCGTGCGCTGGACGTCGATCCGCGTCGCCTGCTCGACCAGGCGTACGCTTATGGGTGCCTTTCCGCAGCTTGGAACGCGGATGGAGAAGAGGAGCAACGCGATCTAGCTATCGCGGCCGCGATCAAGCAGGTGCGACAGACGTCATACTAG
- a CDS encoding APH(3')-VI family aminoglycoside O-phosphotransferase, with product MELPNIIQQFIGNSVLEPNKIGQSPSDVYSFNRNNETFFLKRSSTLYTATTYSVSREAKMLSWLSEKLKVPELIMTFQDEQFEFMITKAINAKPISALFLTDQELLAIYKEVLNLLNSIAIIDCPFISNIDHRLKESKFFIDNQLLDDIDQDDFDAELWGDHKTYLSLWNELNETRVEERLVFSHGDITDSNIFIDKFNEIYFLDLGRAGLADEFVDISFVERCLREDASEETAKIFLKHLKNDRPDKRNYFLKLDELN from the coding sequence ATGGAATTGCCCAATATTATTCAACAATTTATTGGAAACAGCGTTTTAGAGCCAAATAAAATTGGTCAGTCGCCATCGGATGTTTATTCTTTTAATCGAAATAATGAAACTTTTTTTCTTAAGCGATCTAGCACTTTATATACAGCGACCACATACAGTGTTTCTCGTGAAGCGAAAATGTTGAGTTGGCTCTCTGAGAAGTTAAAGGTGCCTGAACTCATCATGACTTTTCAGGATGAGCAGTTTGAATTCATGATCACTAAAGCGATCAATGCAAAACCAATTTCAGCGCTTTTTTTAACAGACCAAGAATTGCTTGCTATCTATAAGGAGGTACTCAATCTGTTAAATTCAATTGCTATTATTGATTGTCCATTTATTTCAAACATTGATCATCGGTTAAAAGAGTCAAAATTTTTTATTGATAACCAACTCCTTGATGATATAGATCAAGATGATTTTGACGCTGAATTATGGGGAGACCATAAAACTTACCTAAGTCTATGGAATGAGTTAAATGAGACTCGTGTTGAAGAAAGATTGGTTTTTTCTCATGGCGATATCACGGATAGTAATATTTTTATAGATAAATTCAATGAAATTTATTTTTTAGATCTTGGCCGTGCTGGGTTAGCAGATGAGTTTGTAGATATATCCTTTGTTGAACGTTGCCTAAGAGAGGATGCATCGGAGGAAACTGCTAAAATATTTTTAAAGCATTTAAAAAATGATAGACCTGACAAAAGGAATTATTTTTTAAAACTTGATGAATTGAATTGA
- the aph(3'')-Ib gene encoding aminoglycoside O-phosphotransferase APH(3'')-Ib produces MNRTNIFFGESHSDWLPVRGGESGDFVFRRGDGHAFAKIAPASRRGELAGERDRLIWLKGRGVACPEVINWQEEQEGACLVITAIPGVPAADLSGADLLKAWPSMGQQLGAVHSLSVDQCPFERRLSRMFGRAVDVVSRNAVNPDFLPDEDKSTPQLDLLARVERELPVRLDQERTDMVVCHGDPCMPNFMVDPKTLQCTGLIDLGRLGTADRYADLALMIANAEENWAAPDEAERAFAVLFNVLGIEAPDRERLAFYLRLDPLTWG; encoded by the coding sequence TTGAATCGAACTAATATTTTTTTTGGTGAATCGCATTCTGACTGGTTGCCTGTCAGAGGCGGAGAATCTGGTGATTTTGTTTTTCGACGTGGTGACGGGCATGCCTTCGCAAAAATCGCACCTGCTTCCCGCCGCGGTGAGCTCGCTGGAGAGCGTGACCGCCTCATTTGGCTCAAAGGTCGAGGTGTGGCTTGCCCCGAGGTCATCAACTGGCAGGAGGAACAGGAGGGTGCATGCTTGGTGATAACGGCAATTCCGGGAGTACCGGCGGCTGATCTGTCTGGAGCGGATTTGCTCAAAGCGTGGCCGTCAATGGGGCAGCAACTTGGCGCTGTTCACAGCCTATCGGTTGATCAATGTCCGTTTGAGCGCAGGCTGTCGCGAATGTTCGGACGCGCCGTTGATGTGGTGTCCCGCAATGCCGTCAATCCCGACTTCTTACCGGACGAGGACAAGAGTACGCCGCAGCTCGATCTTTTGGCTCGTGTCGAACGAGAGCTACCGGTGCGGCTCGACCAAGAGCGCACCGATATGGTTGTTTGCCATGGTGATCCCTGCATGCCGAACTTCATGGTGGACCCTAAAACTCTTCAATGCACGGGTCTGATCGACCTTGGGCGGCTCGGAACAGCAGATCGCTATGCCGATTTGGCACTCATGATTGCTAACGCCGAAGAGAACTGGGCAGCGCCAGATGAAGCAGAGCGCGCCTTCGCTGTCCTATTCAATGTATTGGGGATCGAAGCCCCCGACCGCGAACGCCTTGCCTTCTATCTGCGATTGGACCCTCTGACTTGGGGTTGA
- the sul2 gene encoding sulfonamide-resistant dihydropteroate synthase Sul2: MNKSLIIFGIVNITSDSFSDGGRYLAPDAAIAQARKLMAEGADVIDLGPASSNPDAAPVSSDTEIARIAPVLDALKADGIPVSLDSYQPATQAYALSRGVAYLNDIRGFPDAAFYPQLAKSSAKLVVMHSVQDGQADRREAPAGDIMDHIAAFFDARIAALTGAGIKRNRLVLDPGMGFFLGAAPETSLSVLARFDELRLRFDLPVLLSVSRKSFLRALTGRGPGDVGAATLAAELAAAAGGADFIRTHEPRPLRDGLAVLAALKETARIR, encoded by the coding sequence ATGAATAAATCGCTCATCATTTTCGGCATCGTCAACATAACCTCGGACAGTTTCTCCGATGGAGGCCGGTATCTGGCGCCAGACGCAGCCATTGCGCAGGCGCGTAAGCTGATGGCCGAGGGGGCAGATGTGATCGACCTCGGTCCGGCATCCAGCAATCCCGACGCCGCGCCTGTTTCGTCCGACACAGAAATCGCGCGTATCGCGCCGGTGCTGGACGCGCTCAAGGCAGATGGCATTCCCGTCTCGCTCGACAGTTATCAACCCGCGACGCAAGCCTATGCCTTGTCGCGTGGTGTGGCCTATCTCAATGATATTCGCGGTTTTCCAGACGCTGCGTTCTATCCGCAATTGGCGAAATCATCTGCCAAACTCGTCGTTATGCATTCGGTGCAAGACGGGCAGGCAGATCGGCGCGAGGCACCCGCTGGCGACATCATGGATCACATTGCGGCGTTCTTTGACGCGCGCATCGCGGCGCTGACGGGTGCCGGTATCAAACGCAACCGCCTTGTCCTTGATCCCGGCATGGGGTTTTTTCTGGGGGCTGCTCCCGAAACCTCGCTCTCGGTGCTGGCGCGGTTCGATGAATTGCGGCTGCGCTTCGATTTGCCGGTGCTTCTGTCTGTTTCGCGCAAATCCTTTCTGCGCGCGCTCACAGGCCGTGGTCCGGGGGATGTCGGGGCCGCGACACTCGCTGCAGAGCTTGCCGCCGCCGCAGGTGGAGCTGACTTCATCCGCACACACGAGCCGCGCCCCTTGCGCGACGGGCTGGCGGTATTGGCGGCGCTGAAAGAAACCGCAAGAATTCGTTAA
- the umuD gene encoding translesion error-prone DNA polymerase V autoproteolytic subunit produces MSVSLIGRSGALAFIKAKRLRIPLFMERVSAGFPSPAQDYVEQTLDLNELCIKRPAATFFVRVEGDSMIDAGIHPDDILVVDRSVQAEHGDIVIAGIHGELTVKELQLRPCVKLIPRNQAYEPIHIPEGAELEIFGVVTNVVRNMRRKS; encoded by the coding sequence ATGAGTGTCTCGCTGATAGGCCGTAGCGGCGCACTTGCCTTCATCAAAGCCAAGCGCCTTCGTATTCCATTGTTCATGGAACGTGTTTCTGCTGGTTTTCCCTCACCAGCGCAGGATTATGTTGAGCAAACGCTCGACCTCAACGAGCTGTGCATCAAGCGACCGGCTGCAACGTTCTTTGTGCGTGTTGAAGGTGATTCAATGATTGATGCTGGGATTCACCCAGATGATATTTTGGTGGTTGATCGTTCTGTTCAAGCAGAACACGGTGACATTGTCATCGCTGGCATCCATGGAGAACTCACGGTAAAGGAGCTTCAACTAAGGCCGTGCGTCAAGCTGATCCCAAGAAACCAGGCGTATGAGCCCATTCATATTCCTGAAGGGGCAGAGTTAGAGATATTTGGTGTGGTCACCAATGTGGTGCGAAACATGCGCCGTAAGTCGTGA
- a CDS encoding 3'-5' exonuclease produces MTRAPAPFPLERLADIPERPEDFRLLERIPLTREPQSWPLELSPMVGDEQPMVLLDTETTGLSAEDESIIELGMVKVLYSPSAQRIVSIVDVISLYEDPGKPIPELITELTGITDDMVQGQHIDDSLVASWLSDDPLVVAHNAQFDRPFFEKRFAALGHLSWACSASGIDWKALGFESRKLEYLLLRLGWFYEGHRAATDCLAMAWLFHLLPESVANLLSEADRRTVLVRAFGAPFDVKDYLKERGYRWHDGVKGANKHWWREISEDELPQEQTYLDDLYHRGSEHAHYDYKDARNRFKAL; encoded by the coding sequence ATGACAAGAGCCCCTGCGCCATTTCCGCTAGAGCGCCTCGCGGATATTCCAGAAAGACCAGAAGATTTTAGATTGCTGGAGCGTATTCCATTAACGCGTGAGCCGCAGTCCTGGCCACTTGAACTTTCTCCTATGGTTGGTGATGAACAGCCAATGGTGCTGCTCGATACAGAGACAACCGGACTGTCTGCCGAGGACGAGTCCATTATTGAGCTTGGTATGGTTAAGGTGCTTTACAGCCCCTCTGCTCAGCGGATTGTGTCGATTGTTGATGTGATCAGCTTGTATGAAGATCCCGGTAAGCCTATCCCCGAGCTGATTACCGAGTTAACCGGTATCACCGATGATATGGTGCAAGGCCAGCACATTGATGATTCACTGGTAGCGAGTTGGTTATCCGATGATCCGCTGGTGGTTGCACACAATGCGCAGTTTGATCGTCCTTTCTTTGAAAAGCGGTTTGCTGCATTAGGCCATCTATCTTGGGCCTGTTCAGCCAGTGGCATAGATTGGAAGGCACTGGGTTTTGAAAGTCGAAAGCTTGAGTACCTGCTGCTTCGCTTAGGTTGGTTTTATGAAGGACACCGAGCTGCAACCGATTGTTTGGCGATGGCCTGGTTGTTCCATTTGTTGCCCGAGTCCGTTGCAAACTTGTTGTCTGAAGCGGACAGGCGAACTGTGTTAGTTCGTGCGTTTGGTGCGCCGTTTGACGTAAAGGACTATTTAAAAGAGCGTGGTTACCGCTGGCATGACGGTGTTAAAGGTGCCAACAAGCATTGGTGGCGCGAAATCAGCGAAGACGAGTTACCGCAGGAACAAACTTACCTGGATGATTTGTACCATCGTGGCTCAGAACATGCCCACTATGACTACAAAGATGCTCGCAATCGATTTAAAGCTTTGTAG